Part of the Methanococcus maripaludis genome is shown below.
TTCTTCAATTTCCATATTTTCACAAATGAGTAGTGATTATTTATCATTTAGGTTATTAAAAACAGTTTTTTCAGTTTAAAAAAATAAGAATTAGAAATTAATTTCCATTACTCTTTGATACTCTCTTTGCAGAGCTTCTTTGTTTTTGTGCAGATATATCGAAGTTGTGGATAAATCTTCATGACCCAAAATTAAAGAGAGTGATTTTAAGTCAATTCCACGTTCTAACATGCTTGTAGCAAATGTATGTCTTAGAATGTGGGGCGTTATCCTAATATGTATGTTTGGAGCTACTTCGTTAATGTATTCTTTATATAATGTTAGACTTCTCTGTGAAAAATGTCCCCTGTAAACTCCAAGAAATAAATTATCACATTTTGGATCTCGATAACTTCTTTCCTTGATATATTCCCTTAAGTGAAATGCCAAATCCCTATCAAAAAATACATATCTATCTTTTTTACCTTTTCCAGAACCGATAAATGCAATTTTTGAATCCAAATCTACATCTTGAACTTTGAGGTTTACAAGTTCAGATATTCGAACTCCGGTTTTAAGGATAAACATAGTAATTACATAGTAGTCGTATCTTTTGATATTTGATAAAAGATAGTTTGCTTGGGAAGTAGTTAAATAATTTCTTTCCTTTTTTTCACGTCTGAGGGTCTTTAAAAACTTTTTAACTGGATTGTCCAGTAAATATTTTTCTTCAATTCCCCAGTCATAAAATCGGCTTACTGTTCCAAGTACTGACATTTTACTATTTTTAGTTGCTTTGTGATTTGTATAAAATAAAATGACATCATTTACCATGACATCTCGCCATCTTTTATTGGCATACTTTTGGAAAGTTCTTAATCCATATTTATACGAGTTTATTGTGGATTTAGAAAGTCCTGTACAAAATTCTAAGTATCTTTTAGAGATTTCATCTTGCATTTTAAAACACCTGTTTTAAAGTTCTTGAAACTCTACACTTGCGAATCTGCCACTTGGATTTTCAAAAGCTATAAATTTATCTCCCCTTCTTTCGATGTAGTCATTAAATAACGGGTCTTGTATGACCACTTCTCTAAACATGTTGACCAATCTTGGATTATCAGTGATTCCCATTTTTTCTACTAATTCCGCAAATGTTAAAGTTTGAGGGTACACATTTCCGATGATTTCAAATGCTTTATCGATTAATTCTCTCTTTTCTTTTCCTGTTGAGTTCTCACGTAATTCTCTTGATATATGGTGTACCGATTTGAGTAATTTGTCTTGTGTTGCGTTGTTTTTCAATTCTAGGGTGTTTAAAATGTTTAATATATGGTCTAACTTATCAGTTATGTTTGGATTTTTTTCTTTCTCGTAGTTTTTGAGAGTAAATACTATTGAAAACCTTATAAAGTCGCTAAAACTATTAAAACCTAGTTCTTTAGATTCTTTTTTGTAAAGTTTTAGTTTTTCTTCGTCATGGAAGTAAACTTCTGTTCTAGGCAACTTACCACCTGCCAAATATTTTAATAAGTACAGTATATATAGTATGGTAAACGTCGAAATCTACGTTATATTACCATGATAAGACTTATGGAATTTAGATAATCATTATTCTTTGAAAAACATTAAAATCATTTGGAAAATTTGGAAGAGATACGTATGAAAACAGAGATGACGAACGTTGATATCAGTGCCGCAGTATCCGAACTTCAAAAAGTAATCAACGGAAAATTAGACAAGGCTTTTTTAGTAAATAACCAGGATGGAAAGGAATTAATTTTAAAAGTACACATTCCTGAAATTGGTTCAAGAGAAATCGCAATAGGCCTTGGAAAGTATAAATACATAACAACTACGGAATACGAGAGAGAAAAACCAAGAAACCCCCCTTCATTTGTAATGTTACTTAGGAAACACTTGAAAAACATTAAAATAACGAGTGTTGCCCAGCATAACTTTGACAGAATTGTAATTTTTAATTTTGAATGGAACGAATTAAAATATAAACTGATTATCGAGTTATTCGGGGATGGAAATGCAATACTCCTCGATAGTGAAGATAAAATCATTTTGCCATTAAAAATTGAAAGGTGGAGCACAAGAAAGATTGTTCCAAAAGAAATTTACAAGTTCCCGCCTCAAAAGGACCTCGATCCAAAAAATTTAGAGTACTCGCTTGCTAAAGAATTATTTATCGAAGAATTCCATAAGGAAGAAAACAAAGATACAGAAGTTGTAAGAATAATTTCAAGAATTTTTGGGCTTGCGGGAGTTTATTCAGAAGAAATTTGTTTAATTTCAGAAATAGATAAAAATTTGAAAAATCCGAAAAACGAAGAAATTAAAAAACTTTTCGAAGGCTCAAAATCATTTTTTAAGAGAGCATTTAATGAAATAAAACCAAAATCAGTACTTAAAAATGGGGAATTCATAGATATCGACCCAATTGATTTAAAAATGCATGAAAATTTAAAAGAAAATGAAATTAAACATTATGAAAGTTTTTTAACTGCACTTGATGAATATTTCTCAAGATTTATAATGAAAAAAGAGATTAAGCAGGCTGAATCAAAACTACAAAAACTCGTGAAAAAACAGGAGCGTATATTAAAAAGCCAGCTTGAAACTAAAGAAAAATACGAAAAACAATCCATTTTAAACCATAAACGTGGAGATTTGATTTACGCAAATTACTCACTAGTAGATGAAATTGTAAGCACAATTAAGCTTGCAAGAGAAAAAATGGACTGGAATGGAATTAAAAATGTAATTAAAGAAAATAAAACTCATCCAGTTTTAAGTAAAATAATAAACGTGAATGAAAAAAATGCAGAATTAACACTAAATCTATCTGCTGACTATGGAAATGGACTTATTGAAGATACAGTACCTGTAGATTTAAGAAAAAATGCTTTTGAAAATGCAGACATAGTTTACCAAAAATCAAAGAAATTTAAAAATAAAGTTCACGGTGTAATTGAAGCTTTAAAAATTTCTGAGAAAAAACTTGCTGAATTGAAAGAAAAAGAAAAACTTGATTCAGAAGTACTGAAAGAAAAAGAAGAAAATATTAAGAAAAAGGAAAGAAAAGTCCTTAAATGGTATGAAAAATTAAAATGGACGGTTATTGGCGGATATTTAATTGTTGCAGGAAAAGATGCGACTACAAACGAGATGTTGATAAAAAGATATGTTGAAAAAAACGATATAGTATTCCACACACTCATGGAAGGAGCCCCATTTACAATTATTAGAACAGAAGGCTCTGAAGAAATACCTGATGAAAATATCCTGTTTGAAGTTGCAAAATTTGCAGCATCACACTCAAGAGCTTGGAAACTTGGAATTGGAAGTGCAGATGTCTACTGGGTTAGGCCAGACCAGATTTCAAAAACCGCAGAAAGTGGGGAATTCTTAAAAAAAGGAGCTTTTGTAATTAGGGGAAAAAGAAACTTCATAAGAAGTGCTGCACTTGAACTTGGAATCGGTATGTTAGAGTACGATGGAAAATTAAGAATAACCACCGCCCCTGAAAGTGTTACAAAAGAAACCTTTAAAAAATGGCTTTTGTTAAAACCGGGTAAATTAAAAAAGAGCGATCTTGTAAAAGAGCTTTTAAAAGAATTTGGTGAATTCGAAGTAGATGATGAAGATATTTTAAGGGCACTTCCTCCAGGAGAGAGCGAAATAAAACTAAAATAATTTTTAATTTTTAAAATTCAAATCATAAGGCATATTAATTCTGAATTAAAAATAAAAAGTTAAATAAAAATTATAGAAGTTGGTTTTCATGAAAAATACAATTCAGAGAAGTTTTGAAATAAAAGATTACAGAATTCCAAAAACAGAGTTTGGAGATTTCTGGATGACTTTTGAAACTCGAGAAAAGTTAAAGACAAAAATTACATATGTTCCAGAAAATGGAGAAAAATTCACTGCCTTAGAAGTTAAGTCAGTTATAGAAGAAATTATTTCAAAAAGTAAATATTTCAAAGAAAATCTTCCAGAAAATATCAAAGTTGAAGTTTTGTTCAAAAATCTAAGCAATGACTACTACAACCCTACTGAAAATGAAATTCCAGATTTTGAATTTAAAGATATGGATGAAATTAGTGTTTTATTTTATTTTATAGTCGATTACTACATCTAAATTTTATTCATTTAATAACCATTTATTTTTTAGATTATCGTAAGTTCCATCTTCTTCCAATTCAGTTATTGCATTATTAATATCGCTTAATAATTCAGTGTTTTCTTTATTTACTGCAATTGAGATATTTTCGCCAAATGGGCATTCAAAAATGCTTGTTAAATTGTTATTTTCAGGATAAAGTACGTATTCAAAGTATATTTCATCAACAATCATTACATTGATTTTTTCTTGATCGAATGCCCGTTCCAGTTCGGTAGTTGTTCTATATTTATATAATATAAATTCATGGTTTTCCTTAAGTCTCATTGCACATCCATCTTGAACAGTTCCTTTTATAACTCCGACAGTGCAGTTGTCTACTGTTTCAATTCCAGTATTTTTATCAACAACTTGGATACTCGTTGTATTTATATAGGATTTTGAAAATACTACGAGTTCTTCTCGTTCAGGAGTTACTGTGATTAAAGATATTGCACAATCCACCCGATTTGTTTCTACAGCATGTAAAAGATTTGCAAATTCATAAATTCGAAATTCCGGTTCCATATTCATTTTTTCTGCAATTCCAGTGATATATTCGATTTCAAATCCACTGTGAATTCCTGCATCCATGTAGTTTATTGGGTAGCATTCAGGAGTTATTCCAACCACCAGTGTTTCTTTTTCCGCATTTTCGGAATTTGAAATGCATCCTGAAATTAAAATCATAAAAGCCGTTAAAATTAGGAGGATTTTAAATTTTAACATAATTTACCTCGAATTACATTTTAGATTTGTAAAATTAAATCAGTAAATCTAATATATATGTTTTAAGGTTATTTTGTTCCAGTAAAAGCGTAAATTTATAAAAAAACAGTTAAAAGAACTGAAAATACAGTTTTCTAAAAAAAATAAGTGTATTTAATAATTATTTAGTTATTTTATACCCATTAACTTTCTAAGAACCATTGATGTTCCCATTGAACATAATATATACCATCCAAGCCATCCGAGTATAGTGTCTGAAACTACACCAAAACCGCCGTGGTAGAATATTCCGCCGATCCAGTGCCAGATTCCAATAAATATGATTTTTGAAATGATCACTGGGAGTTGAACTATAGCTCCATCCCATGCTGGCATCATTGTGTGATAAATTCCACCAAAGTCATATACGTGTCTTAAATAAGCAAATATGATGATAATTGGAACCCATGTGTAAATCATAGGTTTAAAACTCATTTTCATCATTTCCATTTGCATGGTCATCATTTTTTGCTGTTCTTTTTGGAGTTCAGCCATTAATTCAGGATCTTTTGATGCTTTTTTCGCTTTTACCTGGAATTCCTGAAGTTCGTTTTTCAGTTCTGCCATCCTGTCCTGATTTACCAAGACTTTGGTCGCCAAATTAATAATAAACGATACTAAAAAAGCAGTTACGAATATAAAAATTGCAGGATCCATTGTTTGTACCATCGGTAAAAAAATCGCATCCAGTGCATTGTAAAATGCGGAATAAATAGATTCAAACATGTTTTTTCCCCTTTATCATAATATAAAATATTAAAACAATTAAAAAAGTTAAAATATATATAGATTATCTTAAAACTGAAATTAATTCTTCAACTGCGTTGTCAACGAGACCGTTTTTGTTTTTAACGATTTTTACAGTTGCACCAGTTAAAACACCGTAGCTCATTGCAGCAGCTCGGTTCATGAATTGGTGTTCTTCGATGCTTGCAGTTGTTTCGAGATCTCTTTTCCTTGACTCGTCACTTAATCTTCTCATTAAGATTTCGTCGCCGTCTGTTTCAACAACAATTACCATATCTGGATTTAATTCAGTTAAAACCCATGCAGGAAGTCCAGGTAAGTATCCTTTAGGTGTTTTTACCGTGCTGTGCGTATCTACTGCAACAGGGTATTCTTTCGCCATTTCAGCAATTTTTCTTCCAGCCATTTTTTGGATTCTTTTTTGGGTTTCAGGGTCTAATTTTCTCATCTGGTCCCTATCTGAAGCGAGTCCTTCTTCGTTTGCAACTTCAAACATTGCACTTCCAAAGTTAACCATTTTATAGTTTAAACCTTCTTCTGATAAGATATCCATTGCTTTTTGTGTCACAGTTGTACCGCCAACGCCAGGTACTCCAGTTACTACAACAACCTTGTTTTTCATTAAACCACCGTTTTACTGTTAAAATGAATAAAAATAAAAACACTTGAGTTATGCGCCCTATTTACTATCTAAATCTAAATATATATATGTTATCCAAAATTAAAAAAAATAAAAAAGTTAGTGTTGTTTTAAAACTTCCAATTCTTTTGATGCATCTACAAAATTAACTCTTTTTACTGCAAATTCTAATTCATCGTTTCTAAATGAAGGTGTTCCATAGAATAAAACATCTTTTCCAAGCACATTTGAAAGTGCATCTAAATTCATTTCTTTTAATTTATTTTTTGAAAGTTCTGTTACTTTTTCAACGTTATTTCCATATAATCTGCAGTTAATAACACCAGTTCCATCGTCAATTGTTAAATTTGAAACTAAAAGTTCGTTTGGCGCAACTTCTCCACAAACTTCACACATGTATTTGTTATCGACTAAATTCAATCTTTTTCTGCAGTTTGGACATAAACTAAGAATTACATCCTGTTTTCTGTAGTCTACAACAGTTCCACTAATTTCGGTGGAAATACCATCTTCAAGCTCTGCAATGTAATTTCTTGGAGATTTTATTGAAATTCCTTCGGGATTTACCTCGATTCTTCCAAATCTTCCTGTTGATAAATCCATGTATTCGCCACTTTCTTTAGCATACCCATGTATTAATTTTACAACGTCGCCTTCAGAAATTTCGATTTCTGCATCACTGTCCCAAAGAGCCATCCTGATGCTTCCAGTACTGTCTTCCAACACGATATTTCTAACTTTTCCAGTTCCACCATTGCTTCTCGAAAATTCATTTACGGGATAAGCATTTGTAACCATTCCAATAACCGTTACATCAGCATTATCAGAACTTCCGCTTAAAATATCCCCTATAGCAGTTATTTTCTCAACTATTTTTTCGCTTGCAGTTTCATCTTTTTTAAGGTCTGACATGTAGTTGTAAGTTAAATCTGCTCTTTTTTCGCCAGTAT
Proteins encoded:
- a CDS encoding tyrosine-type recombinase/integrase — protein: MQDEISKRYLEFCTGLSKSTINSYKYGLRTFQKYANKRWRDVMVNDVILFYTNHKATKNSKMSVLGTVSRFYDWGIEEKYLLDNPVKKFLKTLRREKKERNYLTTSQANYLLSNIKRYDYYVITMFILKTGVRISELVNLKVQDVDLDSKIAFIGSGKGKKDRYVFFDRDLAFHLREYIKERSYRDPKCDNLFLGVYRGHFSQRSLTLYKEYINEVAPNIHIRITPHILRHTFATSMLERGIDLKSLSLILGHEDLSTTSIYLHKNKEALQREYQRVMEINF
- the rqcH gene encoding ribosome rescue protein RqcH produces the protein MKTEMTNVDISAAVSELQKVINGKLDKAFLVNNQDGKELILKVHIPEIGSREIAIGLGKYKYITTTEYEREKPRNPPSFVMLLRKHLKNIKITSVAQHNFDRIVIFNFEWNELKYKLIIELFGDGNAILLDSEDKIILPLKIERWSTRKIVPKEIYKFPPQKDLDPKNLEYSLAKELFIEEFHKEENKDTEVVRIISRIFGLAGVYSEEICLISEIDKNLKNPKNEEIKKLFEGSKSFFKRAFNEIKPKSVLKNGEFIDIDPIDLKMHENLKENEIKHYESFLTALDEYFSRFIMKKEIKQAESKLQKLVKKQERILKSQLETKEKYEKQSILNHKRGDLIYANYSLVDEIVSTIKLAREKMDWNGIKNVIKENKTHPVLSKIINVNEKNAELTLNLSADYGNGLIEDTVPVDLRKNAFENADIVYQKSKKFKNKVHGVIEALKISEKKLAELKEKEKLDSEVLKEKEENIKKKERKVLKWYEKLKWTVIGGYLIVAGKDATTNEMLIKRYVEKNDIVFHTLMEGAPFTIIRTEGSEEIPDENILFEVAKFAASHSRAWKLGIGSADVYWVRPDQISKTAESGEFLKKGAFVIRGKRNFIRSAALELGIGMLEYDGKLRITTAPESVTKETFKKWLLLKPGKLKKSDLVKELLKEFGEFEVDDEDILRALPPGESEIKLK
- a CDS encoding ABC transporter substrate-binding protein, which encodes MLKFKILLILTAFMILISGCISNSENAEKETLVVGITPECYPINYMDAGIHSGFEIEYITGIAEKMNMEPEFRIYEFANLLHAVETNRVDCAISLITVTPEREELVVFSKSYINTTSIQVVDKNTGIETVDNCTVGVIKGTVQDGCAMRLKENHEFILYKYRTTTELERAFDQEKINVMIVDEIYFEYVLYPENNNLTSIFECPFGENISIAVNKENTELLSDINNAITELEEDGTYDNLKNKWLLNE
- a CDS encoding EMC3/TMCO1 family protein encodes the protein MFESIYSAFYNALDAIFLPMVQTMDPAIFIFVTAFLVSFIINLATKVLVNQDRMAELKNELQEFQVKAKKASKDPELMAELQKEQQKMMTMQMEMMKMSFKPMIYTWVPIIIIFAYLRHVYDFGGIYHTMMPAWDGAIVQLPVIISKIIFIGIWHWIGGIFYHGGFGVVSDTILGWLGWYILCSMGTSMVLRKLMGIK
- a CDS encoding adenylate kinase — encoded protein: MKNKVVVVTGVPGVGGTTVTQKAMDILSEEGLNYKMVNFGSAMFEVANEEGLASDRDQMRKLDPETQKRIQKMAGRKIAEMAKEYPVAVDTHSTVKTPKGYLPGLPAWVLTELNPDMVIVVETDGDEILMRRLSDESRKRDLETTASIEEHQFMNRAAAMSYGVLTGATVKIVKNKNGLVDNAVEELISVLR